The proteins below are encoded in one region of Paramisgurnus dabryanus chromosome 2, PD_genome_1.1, whole genome shotgun sequence:
- the puf60b gene encoding poly(U)-binding-splicing factor PUF60-B isoform X1, translating to MMENGQGTGAKLGLPPLTPEQQEALQKAKKYAMEQSIKSVLVKQTIAHQQQQLTNLQMAAVTMGFGDPLSSLHSMAAVTMGFGDPLSSLHSVAAQRQRALAIMCRVYVGSIYYELGEDTIRQAFAPFGPIKSIDMSWDSVTMKHKGFAFVEYEVPEAAQLALEQMNSVMLGGRNIKVGRPSNIGQAQPIIDQLAEEARAYNRIYVASIHPDLSDDDIKSVFEAFGKIKSCMLAREPTTGKHKGFGFIEYEKPQSSLDAVSSMNLFDLGGQYLRVGKAVTPPMPLLMPTTPGGLPPAAAVAAAAATAKITAQEAVAGATVLGSLSSPAHILSQQLGLPQAVLAAQAPGIITGVTPARPTLPVVPQVGLVNPVLASPPVTSSGSLGTPTSILQTHTEVKREEDNRRSDEDKDRPVGNGQDSELEKLSVSASGGKPTAMHSKSTVMVLRNMVGPEDIDDDLEGEVMEECGKYGAVNRVIIYQERQGEEDDAEIIVKIFVEFSDAGEMNKAIQALNNRWFAGRKVVAEVYDQERFNNSDLSA from the exons ATGATGGAGAATGGACAAGGCACAGGTGCAAAGCTTGGACTGCCGCCTCTTACGCCAGAGCAGCAGGAGGCGTTACAAAAG GCTAAGAAGTATGCTATGGAACAGAGCATAAAGAGTGTTTTAGTGAAACAGACCATTGCCCACCAGCAGCAGCAGCTCACAAACTTACAG ATGGCAGCAGTGACAATGGGCTTTGGAGATCCTCTCTCATCTTTACACTCG ATGGCAGCAGTGACAATGGGCTTTGGAGATCCTCTCTCATCTTTACACTCG GTGGCAGCACAGAGGCAGCGAGCACTGGCCATCATGTGTCGCGTGTATGTGGGCTCCATTTATTACGAGCTGGGGGAGGACACCATCCGACAGGCCTTTGCCCCCTTTGGTCCTATAAAGAGTATTGACATGTCTTGGGACTCTGTCACCATGAAACACAAG GGTTTTGCCTTTGTGGAGTATGAGGTTCCTGAAGCAGCTCAGCTGGCCTTGGAGCAGATGAACTCTGTCATGTTGGGTGGAAGAAACATTAAG GTGGGGCGGCCAAGTAACATCGGACAGGCGCAGCCTATCATTGACCAACTGGCTGAGGAGGCACGTGCCTACAACCGAATCTATGTAGCCTCAATCCACCCAGATCTATCTGACGATGACATCAAGAGCGTCTTTGAGGCCTTtggaaaaattaaaagttgtatgCTGGCACGGGAACCCACCACGGGAAAGCACAAGGGCTTTGGATTTATCG AATATGAAAAGCCTCAGTCATCACTGGATGCCGTCTCATCTATGAACCTGTTTGATCTTGGTGGTCAGTACCTAAGAGTTGGGAAGGCTGTTACTCCTCCCATGCCTCTGTTGATGCCTACGACCCCTGGAGGTTTGCCTCCAGCTGCTGCCGTGGCTGCTGCTGCAGCAACCGCCAAGATCACTGCTCAG GAGGCTGTTGCGGGAGCGACAGTGCTGGGTTCTCTTTCTTCACCAGCGCACATTCTCAGTCAGCAATTGGGTCTACCACAAGCAGTATTGGCTGCCCAGGCCCCTGGCATCATTACAG GTGTTACACCTGCTCGCCCCACTCTCCCTGTAGTCCCCCAGGTTGGTTTGGTCAACCCAGTATTAGCATCCCCACCGGTCACATCATCTGGTTCTTTGGGCACACCTACATCTATATTGCAGACGCATACAGAAGTAAAGCGAGAGGAAGACAATCGGCGATCTGACGAAGACAAGGATCGGCCAGTGGGAAATGGTCAGGACAGTGAACTGGAGAAGCTGAGCGTCAGTGCAAGTGGAGGAAAACCAACAGCCATGCATTCAAAG TCAACGGTGATGGTTCTACGCAACATGGTGGGCCCAGAGGACATTGACGATGACCTGGAAGGTGAAGTGATGGAGGAATGTGGAAAGTATGGTGCTGTTAATCGGGTTATCATATACCAGGAGCGACAGGGTGAAGAGGACGATGCTGAGATAATAGTAAAGATCTTTGTGGAGTTCTCAGATGCTGGTGAAATGAACAAGGCCATCCAGGCCCTTAATAACCGCTGGTTTGCTGGTCGCAAGGTTGTGGCCGAAGTGTACGATCAAGAGCGCTTTAATAACAGCGATCTCTCTGCATAA
- the puf60b gene encoding poly(U)-binding-splicing factor PUF60-B isoform X4: MMENGQGTGAKLGLPPLTPEQQEALQKAKKYAMEQSIKSVLVKQTIAHQQQQLTNLQVAAQRQRALAIMCRVYVGSIYYELGEDTIRQAFAPFGPIKSIDMSWDSVTMKHKGFAFVEYEVPEAAQLALEQMNSVMLGGRNIKVGRPSNIGQAQPIIDQLAEEARAYNRIYVASIHPDLSDDDIKSVFEAFGKIKSCMLAREPTTGKHKGFGFIEYEKPQSSLDAVSSMNLFDLGGQYLRVGKAVTPPMPLLMPTTPGGLPPAAAVAAAAATAKITAQEAVAGATVLGSLSSPAHILSQQLGLPQAVLAAQAPGIITGVTPARPTLPVVPQVGLVNPVLASPPVTSSGSLGTPTSILQTHTEVKREEDNRRSDEDKDRPVGNGQDSELEKLSVSASGGKPTAMHSKSTVMVLRNMVGPEDIDDDLEGEVMEECGKYGAVNRVIIYQERQGEEDDAEIIVKIFVEFSDAGEMNKAIQALNNRWFAGRKVVAEVYDQERFNNSDLSA; encoded by the exons ATGATGGAGAATGGACAAGGCACAGGTGCAAAGCTTGGACTGCCGCCTCTTACGCCAGAGCAGCAGGAGGCGTTACAAAAG GCTAAGAAGTATGCTATGGAACAGAGCATAAAGAGTGTTTTAGTGAAACAGACCATTGCCCACCAGCAGCAGCAGCTCACAAACTTACAG GTGGCAGCACAGAGGCAGCGAGCACTGGCCATCATGTGTCGCGTGTATGTGGGCTCCATTTATTACGAGCTGGGGGAGGACACCATCCGACAGGCCTTTGCCCCCTTTGGTCCTATAAAGAGTATTGACATGTCTTGGGACTCTGTCACCATGAAACACAAG GGTTTTGCCTTTGTGGAGTATGAGGTTCCTGAAGCAGCTCAGCTGGCCTTGGAGCAGATGAACTCTGTCATGTTGGGTGGAAGAAACATTAAG GTGGGGCGGCCAAGTAACATCGGACAGGCGCAGCCTATCATTGACCAACTGGCTGAGGAGGCACGTGCCTACAACCGAATCTATGTAGCCTCAATCCACCCAGATCTATCTGACGATGACATCAAGAGCGTCTTTGAGGCCTTtggaaaaattaaaagttgtatgCTGGCACGGGAACCCACCACGGGAAAGCACAAGGGCTTTGGATTTATCG AATATGAAAAGCCTCAGTCATCACTGGATGCCGTCTCATCTATGAACCTGTTTGATCTTGGTGGTCAGTACCTAAGAGTTGGGAAGGCTGTTACTCCTCCCATGCCTCTGTTGATGCCTACGACCCCTGGAGGTTTGCCTCCAGCTGCTGCCGTGGCTGCTGCTGCAGCAACCGCCAAGATCACTGCTCAG GAGGCTGTTGCGGGAGCGACAGTGCTGGGTTCTCTTTCTTCACCAGCGCACATTCTCAGTCAGCAATTGGGTCTACCACAAGCAGTATTGGCTGCCCAGGCCCCTGGCATCATTACAG GTGTTACACCTGCTCGCCCCACTCTCCCTGTAGTCCCCCAGGTTGGTTTGGTCAACCCAGTATTAGCATCCCCACCGGTCACATCATCTGGTTCTTTGGGCACACCTACATCTATATTGCAGACGCATACAGAAGTAAAGCGAGAGGAAGACAATCGGCGATCTGACGAAGACAAGGATCGGCCAGTGGGAAATGGTCAGGACAGTGAACTGGAGAAGCTGAGCGTCAGTGCAAGTGGAGGAAAACCAACAGCCATGCATTCAAAG TCAACGGTGATGGTTCTACGCAACATGGTGGGCCCAGAGGACATTGACGATGACCTGGAAGGTGAAGTGATGGAGGAATGTGGAAAGTATGGTGCTGTTAATCGGGTTATCATATACCAGGAGCGACAGGGTGAAGAGGACGATGCTGAGATAATAGTAAAGATCTTTGTGGAGTTCTCAGATGCTGGTGAAATGAACAAGGCCATCCAGGCCCTTAATAACCGCTGGTTTGCTGGTCGCAAGGTTGTGGCCGAAGTGTACGATCAAGAGCGCTTTAATAACAGCGATCTCTCTGCATAA
- the puf60b gene encoding poly(U)-binding-splicing factor PUF60-B isoform X3, giving the protein MMENGQGTGAKLGLPPLTPEQQEALQKAKKYAMEQSIKSVLVKQTIAHQQQQLTNLQMAAVTMGFGDPLSSLHSVAAQRQRALAIMCRVYVGSIYYELGEDTIRQAFAPFGPIKSIDMSWDSVTMKHKGFAFVEYEVPEAAQLALEQMNSVMLGGRNIKVGRPSNIGQAQPIIDQLAEEARAYNRIYVASIHPDLSDDDIKSVFEAFGKIKSCMLAREPTTGKHKGFGFIEYEKPQSSLDAVSSMNLFDLGGQYLRVGKAVTPPMPLLMPTTPGGLPPAAAVAAAAATAKITAQEAVAGATVLGSLSSPAHILSQQLGLPQAVLAAQAPGIITGVTPARPTLPVVPQVGLVNPVLASPPVTSSGSLGTPTSILQTHTEVKREEDNRRSDEDKDRPVGNGQDSELEKLSVSASGGKPTAMHSKSTVMVLRNMVGPEDIDDDLEGEVMEECGKYGAVNRVIIYQERQGEEDDAEIIVKIFVEFSDAGEMNKAIQALNNRWFAGRKVVAEVYDQERFNNSDLSA; this is encoded by the exons ATGATGGAGAATGGACAAGGCACAGGTGCAAAGCTTGGACTGCCGCCTCTTACGCCAGAGCAGCAGGAGGCGTTACAAAAG GCTAAGAAGTATGCTATGGAACAGAGCATAAAGAGTGTTTTAGTGAAACAGACCATTGCCCACCAGCAGCAGCAGCTCACAAACTTACAG ATGGCAGCAGTGACAATGGGCTTTGGAGATCCTCTCTCATCTTTACACTCG GTGGCAGCACAGAGGCAGCGAGCACTGGCCATCATGTGTCGCGTGTATGTGGGCTCCATTTATTACGAGCTGGGGGAGGACACCATCCGACAGGCCTTTGCCCCCTTTGGTCCTATAAAGAGTATTGACATGTCTTGGGACTCTGTCACCATGAAACACAAG GGTTTTGCCTTTGTGGAGTATGAGGTTCCTGAAGCAGCTCAGCTGGCCTTGGAGCAGATGAACTCTGTCATGTTGGGTGGAAGAAACATTAAG GTGGGGCGGCCAAGTAACATCGGACAGGCGCAGCCTATCATTGACCAACTGGCTGAGGAGGCACGTGCCTACAACCGAATCTATGTAGCCTCAATCCACCCAGATCTATCTGACGATGACATCAAGAGCGTCTTTGAGGCCTTtggaaaaattaaaagttgtatgCTGGCACGGGAACCCACCACGGGAAAGCACAAGGGCTTTGGATTTATCG AATATGAAAAGCCTCAGTCATCACTGGATGCCGTCTCATCTATGAACCTGTTTGATCTTGGTGGTCAGTACCTAAGAGTTGGGAAGGCTGTTACTCCTCCCATGCCTCTGTTGATGCCTACGACCCCTGGAGGTTTGCCTCCAGCTGCTGCCGTGGCTGCTGCTGCAGCAACCGCCAAGATCACTGCTCAG GAGGCTGTTGCGGGAGCGACAGTGCTGGGTTCTCTTTCTTCACCAGCGCACATTCTCAGTCAGCAATTGGGTCTACCACAAGCAGTATTGGCTGCCCAGGCCCCTGGCATCATTACAG GTGTTACACCTGCTCGCCCCACTCTCCCTGTAGTCCCCCAGGTTGGTTTGGTCAACCCAGTATTAGCATCCCCACCGGTCACATCATCTGGTTCTTTGGGCACACCTACATCTATATTGCAGACGCATACAGAAGTAAAGCGAGAGGAAGACAATCGGCGATCTGACGAAGACAAGGATCGGCCAGTGGGAAATGGTCAGGACAGTGAACTGGAGAAGCTGAGCGTCAGTGCAAGTGGAGGAAAACCAACAGCCATGCATTCAAAG TCAACGGTGATGGTTCTACGCAACATGGTGGGCCCAGAGGACATTGACGATGACCTGGAAGGTGAAGTGATGGAGGAATGTGGAAAGTATGGTGCTGTTAATCGGGTTATCATATACCAGGAGCGACAGGGTGAAGAGGACGATGCTGAGATAATAGTAAAGATCTTTGTGGAGTTCTCAGATGCTGGTGAAATGAACAAGGCCATCCAGGCCCTTAATAACCGCTGGTTTGCTGGTCGCAAGGTTGTGGCCGAAGTGTACGATCAAGAGCGCTTTAATAACAGCGATCTCTCTGCATAA
- the puf60b gene encoding poly(U)-binding-splicing factor PUF60-B isoform X2, with protein MTSSRSIIFQMIHIKTLRIIYFWLCEDSTGAVSCLLVFLFEMMPVSNVGALIVVCFRFSFKMAAVTMGFGDPLSSLHSVAAQRQRALAIMCRVYVGSIYYELGEDTIRQAFAPFGPIKSIDMSWDSVTMKHKGFAFVEYEVPEAAQLALEQMNSVMLGGRNIKVGRPSNIGQAQPIIDQLAEEARAYNRIYVASIHPDLSDDDIKSVFEAFGKIKSCMLAREPTTGKHKGFGFIEYEKPQSSLDAVSSMNLFDLGGQYLRVGKAVTPPMPLLMPTTPGGLPPAAAVAAAAATAKITAQEAVAGATVLGSLSSPAHILSQQLGLPQAVLAAQAPGIITGVTPARPTLPVVPQVGLVNPVLASPPVTSSGSLGTPTSILQTHTEVKREEDNRRSDEDKDRPVGNGQDSELEKLSVSASGGKPTAMHSKSTVMVLRNMVGPEDIDDDLEGEVMEECGKYGAVNRVIIYQERQGEEDDAEIIVKIFVEFSDAGEMNKAIQALNNRWFAGRKVVAEVYDQERFNNSDLSA; from the exons ATGACATCATCCAGATCAATAATATTTCAAATGATTCACATAAAGACTTTACGCATAATTTATTTTTGGCTCTGTGAGGATAGTACAGGAGCTGTGAGCTGCCTACTTGTTTTCCTATTTGAAATGATGCCTGTCAGTAATGTTGGTGCTTTAATTGTGGTATGTTTCAGGTTTTCATTCAAA ATGGCAGCAGTGACAATGGGCTTTGGAGATCCTCTCTCATCTTTACACTCG GTGGCAGCACAGAGGCAGCGAGCACTGGCCATCATGTGTCGCGTGTATGTGGGCTCCATTTATTACGAGCTGGGGGAGGACACCATCCGACAGGCCTTTGCCCCCTTTGGTCCTATAAAGAGTATTGACATGTCTTGGGACTCTGTCACCATGAAACACAAG GGTTTTGCCTTTGTGGAGTATGAGGTTCCTGAAGCAGCTCAGCTGGCCTTGGAGCAGATGAACTCTGTCATGTTGGGTGGAAGAAACATTAAG GTGGGGCGGCCAAGTAACATCGGACAGGCGCAGCCTATCATTGACCAACTGGCTGAGGAGGCACGTGCCTACAACCGAATCTATGTAGCCTCAATCCACCCAGATCTATCTGACGATGACATCAAGAGCGTCTTTGAGGCCTTtggaaaaattaaaagttgtatgCTGGCACGGGAACCCACCACGGGAAAGCACAAGGGCTTTGGATTTATCG AATATGAAAAGCCTCAGTCATCACTGGATGCCGTCTCATCTATGAACCTGTTTGATCTTGGTGGTCAGTACCTAAGAGTTGGGAAGGCTGTTACTCCTCCCATGCCTCTGTTGATGCCTACGACCCCTGGAGGTTTGCCTCCAGCTGCTGCCGTGGCTGCTGCTGCAGCAACCGCCAAGATCACTGCTCAG GAGGCTGTTGCGGGAGCGACAGTGCTGGGTTCTCTTTCTTCACCAGCGCACATTCTCAGTCAGCAATTGGGTCTACCACAAGCAGTATTGGCTGCCCAGGCCCCTGGCATCATTACAG GTGTTACACCTGCTCGCCCCACTCTCCCTGTAGTCCCCCAGGTTGGTTTGGTCAACCCAGTATTAGCATCCCCACCGGTCACATCATCTGGTTCTTTGGGCACACCTACATCTATATTGCAGACGCATACAGAAGTAAAGCGAGAGGAAGACAATCGGCGATCTGACGAAGACAAGGATCGGCCAGTGGGAAATGGTCAGGACAGTGAACTGGAGAAGCTGAGCGTCAGTGCAAGTGGAGGAAAACCAACAGCCATGCATTCAAAG TCAACGGTGATGGTTCTACGCAACATGGTGGGCCCAGAGGACATTGACGATGACCTGGAAGGTGAAGTGATGGAGGAATGTGGAAAGTATGGTGCTGTTAATCGGGTTATCATATACCAGGAGCGACAGGGTGAAGAGGACGATGCTGAGATAATAGTAAAGATCTTTGTGGAGTTCTCAGATGCTGGTGAAATGAACAAGGCCATCCAGGCCCTTAATAACCGCTGGTTTGCTGGTCGCAAGGTTGTGGCCGAAGTGTACGATCAAGAGCGCTTTAATAACAGCGATCTCTCTGCATAA